From a single Maylandia zebra isolate NMK-2024a linkage group LG3, Mzebra_GT3a, whole genome shotgun sequence genomic region:
- the LOC101467871 gene encoding dynactin subunit 1 isoform X4 produces MSSTGTVESSKPPKIGSIVEVTGKGQRGTVAYIGATLFASGKWVGVILDEPKGKNDGTVQGKRYFTCEENHGIFVRQSQIQVVEDGSSATSPDTPESGTAKTLKQKDIPETPKTSKQQPASIKKASRESLASSLSGDVSEAGLSSQQGALGAPVIPQPSGSPAAAAAASVPATPSKVEPAISKQEEESLRAQVKDLEEKLETLKMKRTEDKAKLKELEKHKIQLEQLQEWKNKMQEQQAELQKQLKEAKKEAREAQEAKERYMEEMSDTADAIEMATLDKEMAEERAESLQVEVDSLKEKVEELSMDLEILRHEISEKGSDGAASSYQVKQLEEQNSRLKEALVRMRDLSASEKQEHVKLQKQTEKKNVELETLRTQKEKLQEEVKQAEATIDELKEQVDAALGSEEMVETLTERNLDLEEKVRELRETVTDLEAINEMNDELQENARETEMELREQLDLSGAKVREADKRVEAAQETVADYQQTINKYRELTGSLQEANRELISQQNANAEQVQQPPAELFDFKIKFAETKAYAKAIEMELRKMEVAQSNRQVSLLTSFMPDSFLRHGGDHDCILVLLLIPRLICKAELISKQAQEKFDLNGNPVQGTGLRGPPGEQRSFASGLVYSLSLLQATLHKYEQALNTCSVDVFKRMGTLYSEMSFHERSLDYFIDLLHKDQLDETVQVEPLTKAIKYYQQLYSVHLADHTEDCTVQLADHIKFTQSALDCMVVEVARLRAFLSSGQESSGLAVLLKDLDTSCSDIRQFCKKIRRRMPGTDVAGVPAALSFGPEVSETLTECRRQLTRVVAVLQEVAAAGAQMVPSLGEQEGLNALKLEDIACKVVEQVYGSHGVNGPELLRQSCSSVITTMNKMATAMQEGEYDAEKPQGKTLPVEMRAATVRAEMTDAEGLGVKLEDRETVIKELKKSLKIKGEELSEAHVRLSLLEKKLDTSTKDADERVEKIQTKLDENLALLKKKEKEFEETMDALQADIDQLEAEKAELKQRLSNQSKMTIEGLRGPPASGIASIVQGSAGGLPPSMGGPMQVVDSPLLRQQIEAQRLGIKHLQNENNRLKAEKMRAQLASLPPLRPPKLPQVSKESSMPPEGLNTGIYRRTDQLLATLLKLSAEVKVVDITGKTAVSASAQLLEQTARLQNLSDALDKLKGEVAEHVVSYQPGAKASSDFATFPVTSFTKAKEEKQGDTVFIGRVAIPCTRGQEQVHRLVLSKQQLQQVHSLLMV; encoded by the exons ATGAGCAGCACAGGAACAGTGGAGAGTAGTAAACCTCCAAAG ATTGGCTCTATAGTCGAGGTGACAGGAAAGGGTCAGCGCGGCACTGTTGCCTACATTGGCGCTACCCTCTTTGCTTCTGGGAAATGGGTGGGTGTCATACTGGATGAGCCGAAAGGCAAGAACGATGGCACCGTGCAGGGCAAACGCTACTTCACCTGTGAGGAAAATCACGGCATATTCGTCAGGCAGTCCCAG ATCCAGGTGGTAGAAGATGGCTCCAGTGCCACCTCACCAGATACCCCTGAGTCTGGAACAGCAAAGACACTTAAGCAAAAAG aCATCCCTGAAACTcccaaaacaagcaaacag CAACCAGCGAGCATTAAAAAG GCGTCTCGTGAGAGTCTCGCATCCTCTCTGTCTGGTGATGTCAGTGAGGCGGGCCTGTCCTCCCAGCAGGGTGCTCTGGGCGCCCCTGTGATACCTCAGCCCAGTGGgtcacctgcagcagcagcagctgcttctGTTCCAGCTACTCCGAGCAAG GTGGAACCTGCCATATCCAAGCAG GAGGAGGAATCACTGCGAGCTCAAGTCAAGGACCTGGAGGAGAAACTGGAGACTTTGAAGATGAAGCGAACAGAAGACAAAGCCAAGCTTAAGGAACTGGAGAAACACAAGATCCAGTTGGAGCAGCTTCAGGAGTGGAAGAACAAGATGCAGGAGCAGCAGGCCGAGCTGCAGAAACAACTCAAAGAGGCCAAGAAG GAAGCCAGGGAGGCACAGGAGGCCAAGGAGCGCTACATGGAGGAGATGTCTGACACGGCAGATGCCATAGAGATGGCCACGCTGGACAAAGAGATGGCAGAAGAGAGAGCAGAATCGCTCCAGGTTGAGGTGGATAGCCTGAAAGAGAAAGTGGAGGAGCTGTCAATGGACCTGGAGATCCTTAGGCATGAGATTTCAGAGAAAG GCTCAGATGGAGCTGCCTCCAGTTACCAGGTCAAGCAGCTGGAGGAGCAGAACAGCAGACTCAAGGAGGCGCTGGTCAG GATGAGAGATCTGTCTGCTTCGGAGAAACAGGAACACGTGAAGCTTCAGAAGCAGACGGAGAAGAAGAACGTGGAGCTGGAGACTCTGAGGACtcagaaagaaaaactgcaggaaGAGGTCAAGCAGGCAGAGGCCACAATCGATGAACTGAAGGAACAG GTGGATGCTGCTCTGGGCTCAGAGGAGATGGTGGAGACCCTGACGGAGAGGAACCTCGACCTTGAGGAGAAAGTCAGAGAGCTGAGAGAAACCGTGACTGATCTG GAAGCCATCAATGAGATGAATGATGAGCTCCAGGAGAATGCCAGAGAAACAGAGATGGAGCTGAGGGAACAGCTCGATCTGAGTGGGGCAAAGGTCAGAGAGGCAGACAAAAGGGTGGAAGCTGCCCAGGAGACTGTAGCTGATTACCAGCAGACCATCAACAAATACAGAGAACTCACTGGCTCACTTCAG GAGGCCAACAGGGAGCTGATCAGTCAGCAGAATGCAAATGCAGAACAAGTTCAGCAGCCACCTGCTGAGCTGTTTGACTTTAAGATCAAGTTTGCAGAGACCAAGGCTTACGCCAAG GCCATTGAGATGGAGCTGAGGAAAATGGAAGTAGCTCAGTCGAACAGACAGGTGTCCCTCCTCACCTCCTTCATGCCTGACTCCTTCCTTCGCCATGGTGGGGACCATGACTGCATTCTGGTTCTCCTGCTTATTCCCAGGCTCATCTGCAAG GCTGAACTCATCAGTAAACAGGCACAGGAGAAGTTTGACTTGAACGGGAACCCGGTGCAGGGAACAGGGCTGAGAGGTCCTCCGGGAGAACAGCGCAGTTTCGCTTCAGGACTGGTTTACTCCCTCAGCCTGCTGCAGGCCACCCTGCATAAATATGAACA GGCTCTGAACACCTGCAGCGTGGACGTTTTTAAGCGCATGGGAACCCTTTACTCTGAAATGAGTTTCCATGAACGCTCTCTGGATTATTTCATAGACCTGCTTCATAAAGATCAGCTGGATGAGACCGTTCAGGTGGAACCTCTCACTAAGGCCATCAAGTACTATCAG CAACTGTATAGTGTCCATCTGGCAGATCACACTGAAGACTGCACAGTGCAGCTGGCTGATCACATTAAG TTTACTCAGAGTGCCTTGGACTGTATGGTAGTGGAGGTAGCTCGTCTGCGCGCCTTCCTGTCATCAGGACAGGAGAGCTCTGGTTTAGCAGTTCTTCTGAAGGACCTGGACACCTCGTGTTCTGATATCAGACAGTTTTGTAAGAAGATCCGCCGTCGCATGCCCGGAACAGATGTAGCTGGAGTCCCCGCTGCTCTCAGTTTTGGACCAGAG GTTTCAGAGACGCTGACCGAGTGCAGGCGTCAGTTGACTCGTGTGGTTGCGGTACTTCAAGAGGTAGCTGCAGCTGGAGCTCAGATGGTTCCTTCGCTGGGAGAACAGGAAGGTCTCAATGCTCTTAAACTGGAGGATATTGCCTGCAAGGTTGTGGAGCAG GTATATGGCTCCCATGGTGTAAATGGCCCAGAGTTACTGCGGCAGTCTTGCAGCTCTGTCATCACCACCATGAACAAGATGGCTACAGCCATGCAGGAAGGAGAGTATGATGCTGAAAAACCACAGGGAAAG ACTCTTCCAGTGGAAATGAGAGCAGCCACAGTCAGGGCAGAAATGACTGACGCCGAAGGTCTGGGAGTCAAACTAGAAGACAGAGAAACGGTCATCAAGGAGCTCAAGAAGTCTCTCAAGATTAAG GGTGAGGAGCTGAGTGAGGCCCATGTCCGCCTCAGCCTCTTGGAGAAGAAGCTGGACACCTCCACCAAAGATGCTGATGAACGTGTGGAGAAGATTCAGACCAAACTGGATGAGAACCTTGCCCTgttgaagaagaaagaaaa GGAGTTTGAGGAGACAATGGATGCTCTGCAGGCTGATATTGACCAGCTGGAGGCtgagaaggcagagctgaaacAACGACTCAGTAACCAGTCAAAGATGACCATTGAAGGCCTGAGAGGTCCACCTGCCTCAGGAATTGCCTCCATCGTTCAGGGATCAGCAGGAG GTCTGCCTCCCTCTATGGGAGGGCCAATGCAGGTGGTGGACTCTCCTCTCCTCAGGCAGCAGATTGAGGCCCAGAGGCTGGGTATTAAACACCttcagaatgaaaacaacagactcAAG GCAGAGAAAATGAGAGCCCAGCTAGCCTCCCTGCCGCCGCTCCGCCCTCCTAAACTCCCACAAGTGTCTAAAGAAAGCTCCATGCCTCCAGAGGGACTAAACACAGGGATATACAGAAGGACTGACCAGCTGCTGGCAACCTTGCTCAAGCTGAGTGCCGAGGTTAAAGTGGTGGACATCACTGGAAAGACGGCAG TTAGTGCAAGCGCTCAGCTCCTGGAGCAGACAGCTCGTCTGCAGAACCTCAGTGATGCTCTGGATAAACTCAAG GGTGAGGTAGCCGAACATGTGGTCTCATATCAGCCTGGAGCAAAGGCTTCTTCTGACTTTGCCACATTCCCAGTCACCTCTTTTACTAAG GCCAAGGAAGAGAAGCAGGGAGACACTGTATTCATTGGCCGTGTTGCGATTCCATGCACCCGTGGACAGGAACAAGTCCACCGTCTCGTCCTATCAAAGCAGCAGTTGCAGCAAGTGCACAGTCTCCTCATGGTTTAG
- the LOC101467871 gene encoding dynactin subunit 1 isoform X6, with translation MSSTGTVESSKPPKIGSIVEVTGKGQRGTVAYIGATLFASGKWVGVILDEPKGKNDGTVQGKRYFTCEENHGIFVRQSQIQVVEDGSSATSPDTPESGTAKTLKQKDIPETPKTSKQASRESLASSLSGDVSEAGLSSQQGALGAPVIPQPSGSPAAAAAASVPATPSKEEESLRAQVKDLEEKLETLKMKRTEDKAKLKELEKHKIQLEQLQEWKNKMQEQQAELQKQLKEAKKEAREAQEAKERYMEEMSDTADAIEMATLDKEMAEERAESLQVEVDSLKEKVEELSMDLEILRHEISEKGSDGAASSYQVKQLEEQNSRLKEALVRMRDLSASEKQEHVKLQKQTEKKNVELETLRTQKEKLQEEVKQAEATIDELKEQVDAALGSEEMVETLTERNLDLEEKVRELRETVTDLEAINEMNDELQENARETEMELREQLDLSGAKVREADKRVEAAQETVADYQQTINKYRELTGSLQEANRELISQQNANAEQVQQPPAELFDFKIKFAETKAYAKAIEMELRKMEVAQSNRQVSLLTSFMPDSFLRHGGDHDCILVLLLIPRLICKAELISKQAQEKFDLNGNPVQGTGLRGPPGEQRSFASGLVYSLSLLQATLHKYEQALNTCSVDVFKRMGTLYSEMSFHERSLDYFIDLLHKDQLDETVQVEPLTKAIKYYQQLYSVHLADHTEDCTVQLADHIKFTQSALDCMVVEVARLRAFLSSGQESSGLAVLLKDLDTSCSDIRQFCKKIRRRMPGTDVAGVPAALSFGPEVSETLTECRRQLTRVVAVLQEVAAAGAQMVPSLGEQEGLNALKLEDIACKVVEQVYGSHGVNGPELLRQSCSSVITTMNKMATAMQEGEYDAEKPQGKTLPVEMRAATVRAEMTDAEGLGVKLEDRETVIKELKKSLKIKGEELSEAHVRLSLLEKKLDTSTKDADERVEKIQTKLDENLALLKKKEKEFEETMDALQADIDQLEAEKAELKQRLSNQSKMTIEGLRGPPASGIASIVQGSAGGLPPSMGGPMQVVDSPLLRQQIEAQRLGIKHLQNENNRLKAEKMRAQLASLPPLRPPKLPQVSKESSMPPEGLNTGIYRRTDQLLATLLKLSAEVKVVDITGKTAVSASAQLLEQTARLQNLSDALDKLKGEVAEHVVSYQPGAKASSDFATFPVTSFTKAKEEKQGDTVFIGRVAIPCTRGQEQVHRLVLSKQQLQQVHSLLMV, from the exons ATGAGCAGCACAGGAACAGTGGAGAGTAGTAAACCTCCAAAG ATTGGCTCTATAGTCGAGGTGACAGGAAAGGGTCAGCGCGGCACTGTTGCCTACATTGGCGCTACCCTCTTTGCTTCTGGGAAATGGGTGGGTGTCATACTGGATGAGCCGAAAGGCAAGAACGATGGCACCGTGCAGGGCAAACGCTACTTCACCTGTGAGGAAAATCACGGCATATTCGTCAGGCAGTCCCAG ATCCAGGTGGTAGAAGATGGCTCCAGTGCCACCTCACCAGATACCCCTGAGTCTGGAACAGCAAAGACACTTAAGCAAAAAG aCATCCCTGAAACTcccaaaacaagcaaacag GCGTCTCGTGAGAGTCTCGCATCCTCTCTGTCTGGTGATGTCAGTGAGGCGGGCCTGTCCTCCCAGCAGGGTGCTCTGGGCGCCCCTGTGATACCTCAGCCCAGTGGgtcacctgcagcagcagcagctgcttctGTTCCAGCTACTCCGAGCAAG GAGGAGGAATCACTGCGAGCTCAAGTCAAGGACCTGGAGGAGAAACTGGAGACTTTGAAGATGAAGCGAACAGAAGACAAAGCCAAGCTTAAGGAACTGGAGAAACACAAGATCCAGTTGGAGCAGCTTCAGGAGTGGAAGAACAAGATGCAGGAGCAGCAGGCCGAGCTGCAGAAACAACTCAAAGAGGCCAAGAAG GAAGCCAGGGAGGCACAGGAGGCCAAGGAGCGCTACATGGAGGAGATGTCTGACACGGCAGATGCCATAGAGATGGCCACGCTGGACAAAGAGATGGCAGAAGAGAGAGCAGAATCGCTCCAGGTTGAGGTGGATAGCCTGAAAGAGAAAGTGGAGGAGCTGTCAATGGACCTGGAGATCCTTAGGCATGAGATTTCAGAGAAAG GCTCAGATGGAGCTGCCTCCAGTTACCAGGTCAAGCAGCTGGAGGAGCAGAACAGCAGACTCAAGGAGGCGCTGGTCAG GATGAGAGATCTGTCTGCTTCGGAGAAACAGGAACACGTGAAGCTTCAGAAGCAGACGGAGAAGAAGAACGTGGAGCTGGAGACTCTGAGGACtcagaaagaaaaactgcaggaaGAGGTCAAGCAGGCAGAGGCCACAATCGATGAACTGAAGGAACAG GTGGATGCTGCTCTGGGCTCAGAGGAGATGGTGGAGACCCTGACGGAGAGGAACCTCGACCTTGAGGAGAAAGTCAGAGAGCTGAGAGAAACCGTGACTGATCTG GAAGCCATCAATGAGATGAATGATGAGCTCCAGGAGAATGCCAGAGAAACAGAGATGGAGCTGAGGGAACAGCTCGATCTGAGTGGGGCAAAGGTCAGAGAGGCAGACAAAAGGGTGGAAGCTGCCCAGGAGACTGTAGCTGATTACCAGCAGACCATCAACAAATACAGAGAACTCACTGGCTCACTTCAG GAGGCCAACAGGGAGCTGATCAGTCAGCAGAATGCAAATGCAGAACAAGTTCAGCAGCCACCTGCTGAGCTGTTTGACTTTAAGATCAAGTTTGCAGAGACCAAGGCTTACGCCAAG GCCATTGAGATGGAGCTGAGGAAAATGGAAGTAGCTCAGTCGAACAGACAGGTGTCCCTCCTCACCTCCTTCATGCCTGACTCCTTCCTTCGCCATGGTGGGGACCATGACTGCATTCTGGTTCTCCTGCTTATTCCCAGGCTCATCTGCAAG GCTGAACTCATCAGTAAACAGGCACAGGAGAAGTTTGACTTGAACGGGAACCCGGTGCAGGGAACAGGGCTGAGAGGTCCTCCGGGAGAACAGCGCAGTTTCGCTTCAGGACTGGTTTACTCCCTCAGCCTGCTGCAGGCCACCCTGCATAAATATGAACA GGCTCTGAACACCTGCAGCGTGGACGTTTTTAAGCGCATGGGAACCCTTTACTCTGAAATGAGTTTCCATGAACGCTCTCTGGATTATTTCATAGACCTGCTTCATAAAGATCAGCTGGATGAGACCGTTCAGGTGGAACCTCTCACTAAGGCCATCAAGTACTATCAG CAACTGTATAGTGTCCATCTGGCAGATCACACTGAAGACTGCACAGTGCAGCTGGCTGATCACATTAAG TTTACTCAGAGTGCCTTGGACTGTATGGTAGTGGAGGTAGCTCGTCTGCGCGCCTTCCTGTCATCAGGACAGGAGAGCTCTGGTTTAGCAGTTCTTCTGAAGGACCTGGACACCTCGTGTTCTGATATCAGACAGTTTTGTAAGAAGATCCGCCGTCGCATGCCCGGAACAGATGTAGCTGGAGTCCCCGCTGCTCTCAGTTTTGGACCAGAG GTTTCAGAGACGCTGACCGAGTGCAGGCGTCAGTTGACTCGTGTGGTTGCGGTACTTCAAGAGGTAGCTGCAGCTGGAGCTCAGATGGTTCCTTCGCTGGGAGAACAGGAAGGTCTCAATGCTCTTAAACTGGAGGATATTGCCTGCAAGGTTGTGGAGCAG GTATATGGCTCCCATGGTGTAAATGGCCCAGAGTTACTGCGGCAGTCTTGCAGCTCTGTCATCACCACCATGAACAAGATGGCTACAGCCATGCAGGAAGGAGAGTATGATGCTGAAAAACCACAGGGAAAG ACTCTTCCAGTGGAAATGAGAGCAGCCACAGTCAGGGCAGAAATGACTGACGCCGAAGGTCTGGGAGTCAAACTAGAAGACAGAGAAACGGTCATCAAGGAGCTCAAGAAGTCTCTCAAGATTAAG GGTGAGGAGCTGAGTGAGGCCCATGTCCGCCTCAGCCTCTTGGAGAAGAAGCTGGACACCTCCACCAAAGATGCTGATGAACGTGTGGAGAAGATTCAGACCAAACTGGATGAGAACCTTGCCCTgttgaagaagaaagaaaa GGAGTTTGAGGAGACAATGGATGCTCTGCAGGCTGATATTGACCAGCTGGAGGCtgagaaggcagagctgaaacAACGACTCAGTAACCAGTCAAAGATGACCATTGAAGGCCTGAGAGGTCCACCTGCCTCAGGAATTGCCTCCATCGTTCAGGGATCAGCAGGAG GTCTGCCTCCCTCTATGGGAGGGCCAATGCAGGTGGTGGACTCTCCTCTCCTCAGGCAGCAGATTGAGGCCCAGAGGCTGGGTATTAAACACCttcagaatgaaaacaacagactcAAG GCAGAGAAAATGAGAGCCCAGCTAGCCTCCCTGCCGCCGCTCCGCCCTCCTAAACTCCCACAAGTGTCTAAAGAAAGCTCCATGCCTCCAGAGGGACTAAACACAGGGATATACAGAAGGACTGACCAGCTGCTGGCAACCTTGCTCAAGCTGAGTGCCGAGGTTAAAGTGGTGGACATCACTGGAAAGACGGCAG TTAGTGCAAGCGCTCAGCTCCTGGAGCAGACAGCTCGTCTGCAGAACCTCAGTGATGCTCTGGATAAACTCAAG GGTGAGGTAGCCGAACATGTGGTCTCATATCAGCCTGGAGCAAAGGCTTCTTCTGACTTTGCCACATTCCCAGTCACCTCTTTTACTAAG GCCAAGGAAGAGAAGCAGGGAGACACTGTATTCATTGGCCGTGTTGCGATTCCATGCACCCGTGGACAGGAACAAGTCCACCGTCTCGTCCTATCAAAGCAGCAGTTGCAGCAAGTGCACAGTCTCCTCATGGTTTAG
- the LOC101467871 gene encoding dynactin subunit 1 isoform X5: MSSTGTVESSKPPKIGSIVEVTGKGQRGTVAYIGATLFASGKWVGVILDEPKGKNDGTVQGKRYFTCEENHGIFVRQSQIQVVEDGSSATSPDTPESGTAKTLKQKDIPETPKTSKQASRESLASSLSGDVSEAGLSSQQGALGAPVIPQPSGSPAAAAAASVPATPSKVEPAISKQEEESLRAQVKDLEEKLETLKMKRTEDKAKLKELEKHKIQLEQLQEWKNKMQEQQAELQKQLKEAKKEAREAQEAKERYMEEMSDTADAIEMATLDKEMAEERAESLQVEVDSLKEKVEELSMDLEILRHEISEKGSDGAASSYQVKQLEEQNSRLKEALVRMRDLSASEKQEHVKLQKQTEKKNVELETLRTQKEKLQEEVKQAEATIDELKEQVDAALGSEEMVETLTERNLDLEEKVRELRETVTDLEAINEMNDELQENARETEMELREQLDLSGAKVREADKRVEAAQETVADYQQTINKYRELTGSLQEANRELISQQNANAEQVQQPPAELFDFKIKFAETKAYAKAIEMELRKMEVAQSNRQVSLLTSFMPDSFLRHGGDHDCILVLLLIPRLICKAELISKQAQEKFDLNGNPVQGTGLRGPPGEQRSFASGLVYSLSLLQATLHKYEQALNTCSVDVFKRMGTLYSEMSFHERSLDYFIDLLHKDQLDETVQVEPLTKAIKYYQQLYSVHLADHTEDCTVQLADHIKFTQSALDCMVVEVARLRAFLSSGQESSGLAVLLKDLDTSCSDIRQFCKKIRRRMPGTDVAGVPAALSFGPEVSETLTECRRQLTRVVAVLQEVAAAGAQMVPSLGEQEGLNALKLEDIACKVVEQVYGSHGVNGPELLRQSCSSVITTMNKMATAMQEGEYDAEKPQGKTLPVEMRAATVRAEMTDAEGLGVKLEDRETVIKELKKSLKIKGEELSEAHVRLSLLEKKLDTSTKDADERVEKIQTKLDENLALLKKKEKEFEETMDALQADIDQLEAEKAELKQRLSNQSKMTIEGLRGPPASGIASIVQGSAGGLPPSMGGPMQVVDSPLLRQQIEAQRLGIKHLQNENNRLKAEKMRAQLASLPPLRPPKLPQVSKESSMPPEGLNTGIYRRTDQLLATLLKLSAEVKVVDITGKTAVSASAQLLEQTARLQNLSDALDKLKGEVAEHVVSYQPGAKASSDFATFPVTSFTKAKEEKQGDTVFIGRVAIPCTRGQEQVHRLVLSKQQLQQVHSLLMV, encoded by the exons ATGAGCAGCACAGGAACAGTGGAGAGTAGTAAACCTCCAAAG ATTGGCTCTATAGTCGAGGTGACAGGAAAGGGTCAGCGCGGCACTGTTGCCTACATTGGCGCTACCCTCTTTGCTTCTGGGAAATGGGTGGGTGTCATACTGGATGAGCCGAAAGGCAAGAACGATGGCACCGTGCAGGGCAAACGCTACTTCACCTGTGAGGAAAATCACGGCATATTCGTCAGGCAGTCCCAG ATCCAGGTGGTAGAAGATGGCTCCAGTGCCACCTCACCAGATACCCCTGAGTCTGGAACAGCAAAGACACTTAAGCAAAAAG aCATCCCTGAAACTcccaaaacaagcaaacag GCGTCTCGTGAGAGTCTCGCATCCTCTCTGTCTGGTGATGTCAGTGAGGCGGGCCTGTCCTCCCAGCAGGGTGCTCTGGGCGCCCCTGTGATACCTCAGCCCAGTGGgtcacctgcagcagcagcagctgcttctGTTCCAGCTACTCCGAGCAAG GTGGAACCTGCCATATCCAAGCAG GAGGAGGAATCACTGCGAGCTCAAGTCAAGGACCTGGAGGAGAAACTGGAGACTTTGAAGATGAAGCGAACAGAAGACAAAGCCAAGCTTAAGGAACTGGAGAAACACAAGATCCAGTTGGAGCAGCTTCAGGAGTGGAAGAACAAGATGCAGGAGCAGCAGGCCGAGCTGCAGAAACAACTCAAAGAGGCCAAGAAG GAAGCCAGGGAGGCACAGGAGGCCAAGGAGCGCTACATGGAGGAGATGTCTGACACGGCAGATGCCATAGAGATGGCCACGCTGGACAAAGAGATGGCAGAAGAGAGAGCAGAATCGCTCCAGGTTGAGGTGGATAGCCTGAAAGAGAAAGTGGAGGAGCTGTCAATGGACCTGGAGATCCTTAGGCATGAGATTTCAGAGAAAG GCTCAGATGGAGCTGCCTCCAGTTACCAGGTCAAGCAGCTGGAGGAGCAGAACAGCAGACTCAAGGAGGCGCTGGTCAG GATGAGAGATCTGTCTGCTTCGGAGAAACAGGAACACGTGAAGCTTCAGAAGCAGACGGAGAAGAAGAACGTGGAGCTGGAGACTCTGAGGACtcagaaagaaaaactgcaggaaGAGGTCAAGCAGGCAGAGGCCACAATCGATGAACTGAAGGAACAG GTGGATGCTGCTCTGGGCTCAGAGGAGATGGTGGAGACCCTGACGGAGAGGAACCTCGACCTTGAGGAGAAAGTCAGAGAGCTGAGAGAAACCGTGACTGATCTG GAAGCCATCAATGAGATGAATGATGAGCTCCAGGAGAATGCCAGAGAAACAGAGATGGAGCTGAGGGAACAGCTCGATCTGAGTGGGGCAAAGGTCAGAGAGGCAGACAAAAGGGTGGAAGCTGCCCAGGAGACTGTAGCTGATTACCAGCAGACCATCAACAAATACAGAGAACTCACTGGCTCACTTCAG GAGGCCAACAGGGAGCTGATCAGTCAGCAGAATGCAAATGCAGAACAAGTTCAGCAGCCACCTGCTGAGCTGTTTGACTTTAAGATCAAGTTTGCAGAGACCAAGGCTTACGCCAAG GCCATTGAGATGGAGCTGAGGAAAATGGAAGTAGCTCAGTCGAACAGACAGGTGTCCCTCCTCACCTCCTTCATGCCTGACTCCTTCCTTCGCCATGGTGGGGACCATGACTGCATTCTGGTTCTCCTGCTTATTCCCAGGCTCATCTGCAAG GCTGAACTCATCAGTAAACAGGCACAGGAGAAGTTTGACTTGAACGGGAACCCGGTGCAGGGAACAGGGCTGAGAGGTCCTCCGGGAGAACAGCGCAGTTTCGCTTCAGGACTGGTTTACTCCCTCAGCCTGCTGCAGGCCACCCTGCATAAATATGAACA GGCTCTGAACACCTGCAGCGTGGACGTTTTTAAGCGCATGGGAACCCTTTACTCTGAAATGAGTTTCCATGAACGCTCTCTGGATTATTTCATAGACCTGCTTCATAAAGATCAGCTGGATGAGACCGTTCAGGTGGAACCTCTCACTAAGGCCATCAAGTACTATCAG CAACTGTATAGTGTCCATCTGGCAGATCACACTGAAGACTGCACAGTGCAGCTGGCTGATCACATTAAG TTTACTCAGAGTGCCTTGGACTGTATGGTAGTGGAGGTAGCTCGTCTGCGCGCCTTCCTGTCATCAGGACAGGAGAGCTCTGGTTTAGCAGTTCTTCTGAAGGACCTGGACACCTCGTGTTCTGATATCAGACAGTTTTGTAAGAAGATCCGCCGTCGCATGCCCGGAACAGATGTAGCTGGAGTCCCCGCTGCTCTCAGTTTTGGACCAGAG GTTTCAGAGACGCTGACCGAGTGCAGGCGTCAGTTGACTCGTGTGGTTGCGGTACTTCAAGAGGTAGCTGCAGCTGGAGCTCAGATGGTTCCTTCGCTGGGAGAACAGGAAGGTCTCAATGCTCTTAAACTGGAGGATATTGCCTGCAAGGTTGTGGAGCAG GTATATGGCTCCCATGGTGTAAATGGCCCAGAGTTACTGCGGCAGTCTTGCAGCTCTGTCATCACCACCATGAACAAGATGGCTACAGCCATGCAGGAAGGAGAGTATGATGCTGAAAAACCACAGGGAAAG ACTCTTCCAGTGGAAATGAGAGCAGCCACAGTCAGGGCAGAAATGACTGACGCCGAAGGTCTGGGAGTCAAACTAGAAGACAGAGAAACGGTCATCAAGGAGCTCAAGAAGTCTCTCAAGATTAAG GGTGAGGAGCTGAGTGAGGCCCATGTCCGCCTCAGCCTCTTGGAGAAGAAGCTGGACACCTCCACCAAAGATGCTGATGAACGTGTGGAGAAGATTCAGACCAAACTGGATGAGAACCTTGCCCTgttgaagaagaaagaaaa GGAGTTTGAGGAGACAATGGATGCTCTGCAGGCTGATATTGACCAGCTGGAGGCtgagaaggcagagctgaaacAACGACTCAGTAACCAGTCAAAGATGACCATTGAAGGCCTGAGAGGTCCACCTGCCTCAGGAATTGCCTCCATCGTTCAGGGATCAGCAGGAG GTCTGCCTCCCTCTATGGGAGGGCCAATGCAGGTGGTGGACTCTCCTCTCCTCAGGCAGCAGATTGAGGCCCAGAGGCTGGGTATTAAACACCttcagaatgaaaacaacagactcAAG GCAGAGAAAATGAGAGCCCAGCTAGCCTCCCTGCCGCCGCTCCGCCCTCCTAAACTCCCACAAGTGTCTAAAGAAAGCTCCATGCCTCCAGAGGGACTAAACACAGGGATATACAGAAGGACTGACCAGCTGCTGGCAACCTTGCTCAAGCTGAGTGCCGAGGTTAAAGTGGTGGACATCACTGGAAAGACGGCAG TTAGTGCAAGCGCTCAGCTCCTGGAGCAGACAGCTCGTCTGCAGAACCTCAGTGATGCTCTGGATAAACTCAAG GGTGAGGTAGCCGAACATGTGGTCTCATATCAGCCTGGAGCAAAGGCTTCTTCTGACTTTGCCACATTCCCAGTCACCTCTTTTACTAAG GCCAAGGAAGAGAAGCAGGGAGACACTGTATTCATTGGCCGTGTTGCGATTCCATGCACCCGTGGACAGGAACAAGTCCACCGTCTCGTCCTATCAAAGCAGCAGTTGCAGCAAGTGCACAGTCTCCTCATGGTTTAG